The Acidicapsa ligni genome has a window encoding:
- a CDS encoding glucoamylase family protein → MSLPRLGNVIRNTATLILATICVAAAQSAHADQHYSQEVFFDNSLSPNAYFYSHGKVSTPSTLKLIDGKLPVETSEYISGPNALELTWQSATNGGWDAQLSVSQWRNRQIDWAGQTLYLWLWSKEAIASADLPQIAFTDLDEGRTDPLLLAKFSGALKADHWTRIKIPLSLFKNNNVRAFAPNRLNSIVLSQAAADNKMHTLYIDDIRIESDHATDRAPAVPTQLEARGYERHVDLRWKGAADPTIAQYVIYRSLNGAPYKAIGIQRYGVDRYADYIGDPNATASYQITARTSSLAESAKTAAVTAKTHPMTDDELLTMVQEANFRYYWEAAEPISGMARESQPGQDDLIATGASGFGIMATVVGVDRNFITRQQGVERMLRITRFLEHADRFHGVWPHFISGKTGHTVALFGIYDDGADLVETSFLMQGLLTARQYFSRDDPSERELRDRINTLWRGVEWDWFNATAKHDALYWHWSPYYAFHIAFRLEGWNETMITYLLAIASPTHAVPASLYATGYTHEGAGPANPGLAVDGVNYGIKHTYFGIPLEQGYIKDSPGPLFFTQYSFLGYDPRGVRDKFTNYFRNNRNESLMSQAYSKANPGHFKGYGADSWGLTVADGPDDRYHEYKPFAEDDGTIAPTGAMAAYAYTPEASMAALKHWYRDLGAQVWSIYGFRDSFNEQQDWYSTITMGLNQAPQTVMIENGRTGLIWKTFMSSPEIRPVQQAIGLKPDKD, encoded by the coding sequence ATGTCTCTTCCCCGCCTGGGCAACGTTATACGCAATACTGCGACGCTGATACTAGCTACCATCTGTGTCGCTGCCGCTCAATCAGCGCACGCCGACCAGCACTACTCCCAGGAAGTCTTCTTCGACAACAGCCTCTCCCCAAACGCCTATTTTTATAGTCACGGCAAAGTCTCCACCCCCAGCACGCTCAAGTTGATCGATGGCAAATTACCAGTAGAGACCTCCGAATACATCAGCGGTCCCAACGCCCTCGAACTTACCTGGCAATCCGCCACCAACGGCGGATGGGATGCGCAACTGAGCGTCTCCCAATGGCGCAATCGCCAGATCGACTGGGCCGGTCAAACGCTCTATCTCTGGCTCTGGAGCAAAGAAGCCATCGCTTCCGCAGACCTGCCACAGATCGCCTTCACCGACCTCGATGAAGGCCGCACAGATCCCCTGCTACTGGCAAAGTTTTCCGGCGCACTCAAAGCTGATCACTGGACCCGCATCAAAATCCCGCTCAGCCTCTTCAAGAACAACAACGTTCGCGCCTTCGCACCCAATCGCCTGAACTCCATCGTCCTCTCGCAAGCCGCAGCAGACAACAAGATGCACACTCTGTACATCGACGACATTCGCATCGAGAGTGACCACGCTACAGATCGCGCCCCGGCAGTTCCCACGCAGCTCGAAGCCCGCGGCTACGAACGCCACGTAGATCTCCGTTGGAAAGGCGCAGCCGATCCAACCATCGCGCAGTATGTCATCTATCGCTCGCTCAACGGCGCACCCTACAAAGCCATCGGCATCCAGCGTTACGGAGTAGACCGCTACGCCGACTACATCGGCGACCCCAACGCCACCGCCAGCTACCAGATCACCGCGCGTACGTCATCCCTCGCCGAGTCCGCCAAGACCGCCGCCGTCACCGCCAAGACCCATCCAATGACCGACGACGAACTCCTTACCATGGTGCAGGAAGCGAACTTCCGCTACTACTGGGAGGCCGCAGAACCGATCTCCGGCATGGCTCGCGAATCGCAGCCCGGCCAGGATGATCTCATCGCCACAGGAGCCAGCGGCTTCGGCATCATGGCCACTGTAGTCGGAGTCGATCGCAACTTTATCACCCGCCAGCAAGGCGTCGAGCGGATGCTCCGCATCACCCGCTTTCTTGAGCACGCAGATCGCTTTCACGGGGTATGGCCGCACTTTATAAGCGGCAAGACGGGCCACACTGTCGCACTCTTCGGCATCTACGACGACGGCGCGGATCTCGTTGAAACCTCGTTCCTCATGCAGGGCCTGCTCACCGCTCGTCAATACTTCAGCAGGGACGATCCCTCCGAACGCGAACTCCGCGACAGGATCAACACTCTCTGGCGTGGCGTCGAGTGGGACTGGTTCAACGCCACTGCCAAACATGACGCGCTCTACTGGCACTGGTCGCCGTATTACGCATTCCACATAGCTTTTCGCCTTGAGGGCTGGAATGAAACCATGATCACTTACCTGCTCGCCATCGCATCGCCTACGCATGCCGTCCCGGCAAGCCTTTACGCCACGGGATACACCCATGAAGGCGCAGGCCCAGCCAACCCCGGCCTCGCTGTCGATGGGGTGAACTACGGCATCAAGCACACCTACTTCGGCATTCCGCTTGAGCAGGGCTACATAAAAGACTCACCCGGCCCACTCTTCTTCACCCAATACTCGTTCCTTGGCTACGACCCTCGCGGAGTACGAGACAAGTTCACCAACTACTTCCGCAACAATCGCAACGAATCGCTCATGAGCCAGGCCTATTCCAAAGCGAACCCTGGCCACTTTAAAGGCTATGGTGCAGACAGTTGGGGACTCACTGTCGCAGACGGCCCGGATGATCGCTATCACGAGTACAAGCCCTTCGCCGAAGACGACGGCACCATTGCTCCAACCGGGGCGATGGCCGCATACGCCTACACTCCAGAAGCCTCAATGGCCGCTCTCAAGCACTGGTATCGCGATCTCGGCGCCCAGGTCTGGTCCATCTACGGTTTCCGCGACTCCTTCAACGAGCAGCAGGATTGGTACTCCACCATCACCATGGGCCTGAACCAGGCGCCGCAGACCGTGATGATCGAGAACGGGCGCACCGGCCTCATCTGGAAAACCTTCATGTCCAGCCCCGAAATCCGGCCAGTGCAGCAAGCGATCGGCCTCAAACCGGATAAAGATTAG
- a CDS encoding TIGR03435 family protein, with product MPAQNATQRPKAPSFDVASIRENKNNDGRWKMEFTQDGLTAMGVSLRYVVKEAYGVYDDKRWLGGPEWMDSVKFNIEAKFDGTEYNKLTLDQRRAMLQALLADRFKLVVHHEMKEFPLYALVVTKNGPTLHERKAGELGHYGVADMSCLYKRSGRDNFEVEGCSMADLASSLTTGFAHDLGRTVIDKTGLTGRYDFALRWATESASVSTEPVAPEGAGPSIFKALPEQLGLRLEPTKGPLDVIVIDRAEMPSEN from the coding sequence ATGCCAGCTCAGAATGCGACTCAGCGGCCAAAAGCCCCCTCCTTCGACGTGGCTTCTATCCGAGAAAACAAGAACAACGATGGCCGTTGGAAGATGGAGTTCACGCAGGATGGCCTCACTGCGATGGGCGTTTCGCTGCGCTATGTGGTCAAGGAAGCTTATGGAGTTTACGATGACAAGCGCTGGTTAGGCGGCCCGGAATGGATGGATTCTGTGAAGTTCAATATCGAGGCGAAGTTTGATGGAACTGAGTACAACAAACTCACGCTCGATCAACGCCGGGCAATGCTGCAGGCGTTGCTTGCGGACCGATTCAAGCTGGTTGTTCACCATGAGATGAAAGAGTTTCCGCTCTATGCGCTGGTTGTGACGAAGAATGGCCCCACACTGCATGAAAGGAAAGCGGGGGAGCTTGGTCATTATGGCGTTGCCGATATGTCATGCCTGTATAAACGCAGCGGCAGAGACAATTTCGAGGTGGAAGGATGCAGCATGGCTGATCTGGCATCCAGTCTGACGACAGGCTTTGCCCATGATCTGGGGCGCACGGTGATAGATAAGACAGGTCTTACGGGCCGATATGATTTCGCGCTGCGCTGGGCGACTGAATCGGCTTCCGTCTCGACAGAGCCTGTGGCGCCTGAGGGTGCAGGTCCGTCTATTTTCAAGGCCCTTCCGGAGCAACTTGGTTTGAGGCTTGAGCCAACGAAAGGGCCGCTCGATGTAATTGTCATCGACCGTGCCGAGATGCCTTCCGAGAACTAA
- a CDS encoding type II toxin-antitoxin system Phd/YefM family antitoxin: MIWPVYDAKARFSELLDAAMNEGPQVVSRRGVEAAVVVPIAEWNRLKASARPSLKDILLDANGPHFEDIVQPRGQSGERPVIEFE, translated from the coding sequence ATGATCTGGCCTGTTTATGACGCGAAAGCCCGCTTTAGCGAACTGCTCGATGCAGCGATGAACGAAGGACCGCAGGTAGTCTCCCGTCGTGGTGTAGAGGCTGCCGTTGTAGTTCCGATTGCCGAATGGAACCGCCTCAAAGCATCGGCGCGTCCATCGTTGAAGGATATTCTGCTCGATGCGAACGGGCCTCATTTTGAAGACATCGTGCAACCCCGTGGTCAATCCGGCGAACGACCCGTTATTGAGTTTGAGTAA
- a CDS encoding type II toxin-antitoxin system VapC family toxin, with product MYLLDTNIISETRKPRPHGGVLAWIRTVPPEQLFLSAVTMGELQRGLESLYKKDVGKAQEIHQWVNRLAAIYEVIPADGAIFRKWATITRDKPKHPWEDALIAATACERRLIVATRNTKDFEGFTTDSDVFTLQTYNPFHYDTRDKA from the coding sequence ATGTATCTACTCGATACAAACATCATTTCTGAAACGCGAAAGCCCCGTCCTCACGGAGGGGTCCTTGCCTGGATTCGTACTGTACCGCCGGAACAGCTTTTTTTATCAGCAGTTACGATGGGAGAATTACAGCGCGGATTGGAAAGCCTGTACAAAAAAGACGTGGGCAAAGCTCAAGAAATACACCAATGGGTCAACCGTCTCGCCGCAATCTATGAAGTGATTCCCGCGGACGGCGCTATCTTTCGTAAATGGGCGACGATAACCAGAGACAAGCCCAAGCATCCATGGGAAGATGCCTTGATCGCAGCTACCGCCTGCGAGCGACGCTTGATCGTCGCGACCCGTAACACGAAAGATTTCGAAGGATTCACAACAGACTCCGACGTCTTTACTTTACAAACCTATAACCCGTTTCACTACGACACCCGAGATAAAGCGTGA
- the pdxT gene encoding pyridoxal 5'-phosphate synthase glutaminase subunit PdxT produces MKKQSSENNYPHIGVLAIQGDYERHAAALEESGARASLVKTPGELSDLDGLILPGGESSTMLKFLERDGFFAALQEFAQQKPVFGTCAGAILLAKDVRNPHQASLAVLDIAVERNAYGRQIDSAILELDTTLPGGALETVFIRAPRILSVGQNVEVLAERAGSPVLVREGKTMAATFHPELSTDRRVHRVFVAEVEKHRASALLATKQPAALP; encoded by the coding sequence GTGAAGAAACAATCATCAGAAAACAATTACCCGCACATCGGCGTCCTGGCCATTCAGGGCGACTACGAACGCCACGCAGCCGCCCTCGAAGAATCCGGCGCACGAGCCTCGCTCGTTAAAACTCCGGGCGAACTCTCCGACCTCGACGGCCTTATCCTGCCCGGTGGCGAGTCCAGCACCATGCTCAAATTCCTGGAGCGCGACGGATTTTTCGCCGCCCTCCAGGAATTTGCCCAGCAAAAACCCGTCTTCGGGACCTGCGCCGGAGCCATCCTGCTCGCCAAAGACGTCCGCAATCCGCATCAGGCCAGCCTCGCCGTCCTCGATATCGCTGTCGAACGCAACGCGTACGGCCGCCAGATCGACTCCGCCATTCTCGAACTGGATACCACGCTGCCCGGCGGCGCGCTCGAAACCGTCTTCATCCGCGCTCCCCGTATTCTCTCGGTAGGCCAAAATGTAGAAGTTCTTGCCGAACGCGCCGGCTCTCCCGTTCTGGTTCGTGAAGGTAAGACAATGGCCGCCACTTTCCATCCTGAGTTATCGACAGATCGGCGCGTTCACCGCGTATTCGTCGCCGAAGTCGAGAAGCATCGCGCTTCTGCTCTACTCGCGACCAAACAGCCAGCAGCCTTGCCCTGA
- a CDS encoding cytochrome c oxidase subunit 3 family protein, with product MPTTFTRYPVETERKDPGIGGKPPVDRRPTGGGGSGDDDEWHHSGRSGPRELLKRFRMIIFFGLAGDMMFFLALSVMFFAHQGTGHFDARTREFIGDWHPVQIPPILFLNTAVLLLSSLTMEIARRNIFREFDVVEEWLGLGRPALYRTLPWLGGTLILGGLFIAGQWMAWTQLTVQGFAFDRWSTPASYFFYLITGVHAAHLVLGLLALVGCLSALGFLRKVEYRQIAVDSVTWYWHAMGLAWLLLFTLLALD from the coding sequence ATGCCCACGACCTTCACGCGCTATCCAGTTGAAACCGAACGAAAAGACCCCGGCATTGGTGGCAAACCGCCCGTTGACCGGCGGCCCACCGGCGGTGGTGGCAGCGGAGATGACGACGAGTGGCATCATTCCGGGCGCAGCGGCCCTCGTGAACTCCTCAAGCGTTTTCGCATGATCATCTTCTTCGGGCTCGCCGGAGACATGATGTTCTTCCTCGCGCTCTCCGTCATGTTCTTCGCTCATCAGGGCACAGGACACTTCGACGCGCGCACACGGGAATTCATCGGCGACTGGCACCCCGTCCAGATTCCGCCCATTCTCTTTCTCAATACCGCAGTCCTGCTGCTGAGCAGCCTCACCATGGAGATCGCACGCCGCAACATCTTCCGCGAGTTTGACGTCGTCGAAGAATGGCTAGGTCTGGGACGTCCAGCACTGTACCGCACCTTGCCCTGGCTGGGAGGTACGCTGATTCTCGGCGGCCTCTTCATCGCCGGGCAGTGGATGGCCTGGACTCAGCTCACCGTGCAGGGGTTTGCCTTTGATCGCTGGTCAACGCCCGCCAGTTACTTTTTCTACCTGATTACCGGAGTTCATGCCGCCCACCTTGTCCTCGGCCTGCTGGCGCTGGTCGGATGTCTCAGCGCTCTCGGCTTCCTGCGTAAGGTCGAATACCGCCAGATCGCCGTCGATAGTGTGACCTGGTACTGGCATGCCATGGGCTTGGCCTGGTTGCTGCTCTTCACCCTGCTCGCACTGGATTAA
- a CDS encoding NADH-quinone oxidoreductase subunit A, with amino-acid sequence MTVPYFWQYIPLLMQILVAFGLGLGMAVGSYFIGRHRNTKTKLATYECGIEAVGDARGRFSVRFYMVAMLFILFDVEVVFMMPWAVIYRQLYNITGSRFFGFEEILVYLGFVGVGIFYIVKKGILDWSNDKGDL; translated from the coding sequence ATGACAGTTCCTTATTTCTGGCAATACATTCCGCTTCTGATGCAGATACTCGTTGCCTTTGGCCTCGGTCTCGGCATGGCTGTCGGCTCATACTTCATCGGTCGTCATCGCAATACGAAGACCAAGCTTGCCACCTACGAGTGCGGCATTGAAGCCGTTGGCGACGCCCGCGGACGCTTCAGCGTGCGCTTCTACATGGTCGCCATGCTTTTCATCCTGTTCGATGTTGAAGTCGTCTTCATGATGCCCTGGGCAGTCATCTACCGCCAGCTCTACAACATCACGGGCAGCCGCTTCTTCGGTTTTGAAGAGATCCTCGTATATCTGGGCTTCGTCGGCGTAGGCATCTTCTATATCGTGAAAAAAGGCATTCTCGATTGGTCCAACGACAAAGGTGATTTGTAA
- a CDS encoding NADH-quinone oxidoreductase subunit C, translating to MSTTLPDKESVLREKADHPAVVAIINWKPEALAEACWDRNELTLTIAREEIVGAGFAVQKAGYNFLEDVTAVDWLPASPRFQVSYHIVSHSHKERIRLRVMVDDKRPSLDTITSVWPSANYYEREVFDLFGIRFDGHPNLRRIMMPEEWEGHPLRKDYPVEGYR from the coding sequence ATGAGTACCACTCTGCCAGATAAAGAATCCGTGCTGCGCGAAAAGGCGGATCATCCCGCAGTCGTCGCCATCATCAACTGGAAACCAGAAGCATTAGCTGAAGCTTGCTGGGACCGTAATGAACTCACCCTCACCATTGCTCGCGAAGAAATCGTAGGCGCAGGCTTCGCCGTCCAGAAAGCGGGTTACAACTTCCTCGAAGATGTGACCGCTGTCGACTGGCTGCCCGCCTCACCGCGTTTCCAGGTCAGCTATCACATCGTTTCGCACTCCCACAAAGAGCGCATCCGCCTGCGAGTCATGGTCGATGACAAACGTCCCTCGCTCGATACCATTACCTCTGTCTGGCCCTCGGCCAACTACTACGAACGCGAAGTCTTCGACCTCTTCGGCATTCGCTTTGATGGCCATCCCAATCTGCGCCGCATCATGATGCCCGAGGAATGGGAAGGTCATCCACTGCGTAAGGACTATCCCGTCGAAGGCTATCGGTAA
- the nuoD gene encoding NADH dehydrogenase (quinone) subunit D, producing the protein MAQLTATPILEAAIAEGSNDQTMVLNMGPQHPSTHGVLRLVLEIDGEIVTKLYPEIGYLHTGIEKTCEAKFYQQVVPLTDRIDYLSPMHNNLCYCLAVEKLIELPIPDKAQWIRVLLSELTRLNSHLVWLGTHAMDIGALTVFLYTFREREDILRIFEHVAGQRMMTSYFRIGGLAMEPPLDFFDRVQSFIKTFPEKIDEYSNLLTGNPIFVNRLQNVGHLSAADAIALGVTGPPMRASGVDFDLRRDMPYSSYEKFQFKVPTSDRCDVWGRYLVRLEEMRESVKIIQQALDGMPQGPVKADAPKIVLPDREKMKTQMESLIHHFKIVTEGFAVPAGEVYQGIESSRGQMGYYVVSDGTAKPYRVHMRNPSFASLQALETMCQGRMLADVVAVIGSIDVVLGEIDR; encoded by the coding sequence ATGGCACAATTGACGGCAACGCCGATTCTCGAAGCCGCCATCGCCGAGGGTTCCAACGACCAGACCATGGTTCTCAACATGGGCCCGCAGCACCCGTCCACCCACGGCGTCCTTCGCCTCGTGCTGGAAATTGACGGCGAGATCGTCACCAAGCTCTACCCCGAGATCGGCTATCTGCACACCGGTATCGAAAAAACCTGCGAAGCCAAGTTCTATCAGCAGGTAGTTCCCCTCACCGATCGCATCGACTACCTCAGCCCGATGCACAACAATCTCTGTTATTGTTTGGCCGTCGAAAAGCTCATCGAGCTGCCCATCCCAGACAAGGCCCAGTGGATTCGTGTTCTTCTCTCCGAACTCACCCGCCTCAATTCTCATCTCGTCTGGCTCGGCACCCACGCCATGGACATTGGCGCACTCACAGTCTTCCTCTACACCTTCCGCGAACGCGAAGACATCCTCCGCATCTTTGAGCATGTAGCCGGCCAGCGCATGATGACCAGCTACTTCCGCATCGGTGGTCTTGCGATGGAGCCGCCTCTCGATTTCTTCGACCGCGTGCAGAGCTTCATCAAGACCTTCCCGGAAAAGATCGACGAATACTCGAACCTGCTCACCGGCAATCCGATCTTCGTCAATCGTCTGCAAAATGTAGGCCACCTTTCCGCGGCAGACGCCATTGCGCTCGGCGTAACTGGACCACCCATGCGCGCTTCTGGAGTTGACTTCGATCTCCGCCGCGACATGCCCTACTCCAGCTACGAAAAATTCCAGTTCAAGGTTCCCACCTCGGATCGCTGCGATGTGTGGGGTCGCTACCTCGTTCGTCTCGAAGAGATGCGCGAGTCCGTCAAGATCATTCAACAGGCTCTCGACGGAATGCCCCAGGGTCCCGTCAAAGCCGACGCACCCAAGATCGTATTGCCCGATCGCGAAAAGATGAAGACCCAGATGGAGTCGCTCATCCATCACTTCAAGATTGTCACCGAAGGCTTCGCAGTACCCGCAGGCGAGGTCTATCAAGGCATTGAATCCTCACGTGGACAGATGGGCTACTACGTCGTCTCCGACGGCACCGCCAAGCCCTACCGCGTACACATGCGTAACCCCAGCTTCGCATCCCTGCAGGCACTCGAAACCATGTGCCAGGGCCGCATGCTGGCAGACGTAGTAGCAGTTATCGGTTCCATCGACGTAGTTCTCGGCGAAATCGACCGCTAG
- a CDS encoding transcriptional regulator: MSAANPIELRNAEPVYQEEVLWREFWVSLASLLRSYTAAHGLNRKEQATVELGEGTITVRAGLRWLRLDRQASEVIWTSENGTTGTMNLTEDGKLKSVAGEEEMDMQAEAWARELMQ, encoded by the coding sequence ATGAGCGCCGCAAATCCAATCGAACTTCGAAATGCGGAGCCGGTCTATCAGGAAGAAGTCCTCTGGCGCGAGTTCTGGGTATCGCTCGCTTCCCTGCTCCGCAGCTACACCGCAGCCCATGGCCTCAACCGCAAAGAGCAGGCCACGGTAGAGTTAGGCGAAGGCACAATCACAGTACGCGCAGGACTTCGCTGGTTACGTCTCGATAGACAAGCCTCTGAAGTCATCTGGACAAGCGAAAACGGCACCACCGGAACGATGAACTTAACGGAAGACGGCAAACTGAAGTCCGTAGCCGGAGAAGAAGAGATGGATATGCAAGCCGAAGCCTGGGCACGGGAGCTGATGCAATGA
- a CDS encoding NADH-quinone oxidoreductase subunit NuoE family protein: MSTETMSIFSPQLAAKFDALVLKYPVKRSALVPMLLYAQDEIGYVSDAVIAEIADRLSITPLDVRNVATYYSMLRFKPVGKYNVQVCTNISCMLRGAYDLFDHLQGTLGIGHKGVTADGVFSLEEVECIGACCWAPAIQVNYDFHDELTNDKVDAVLATYRAKAKGATTNA; encoded by the coding sequence ATGAGTACAGAAACGATGTCCATATTCTCCCCGCAACTCGCGGCCAAATTTGACGCGCTGGTACTGAAGTATCCCGTCAAACGATCCGCACTCGTTCCTATGTTGCTCTACGCACAGGATGAAATCGGCTACGTCTCTGATGCCGTCATTGCCGAGATCGCCGATCGTCTTTCGATCACTCCATTGGATGTGCGCAACGTGGCAACGTACTACTCGATGCTGCGTTTCAAGCCCGTAGGCAAATACAACGTGCAGGTCTGCACCAACATCAGTTGCATGTTGCGCGGAGCATACGACCTGTTCGACCATCTGCAAGGCACTCTCGGCATCGGCCACAAAGGTGTCACCGCCGACGGCGTTTTTTCACTCGAAGAAGTCGAGTGCATCGGAGCCTGCTGCTGGGCGCCCGCCATCCAGGTCAACTACGATTTTCACGATGAACTCACCAACGACAAGGTAGACGCAGTGCTCGCAACCTACCGTGCAAAAGCAAAGGGAGCTACGACCAATGCCTAG
- the nuoF gene encoding NADH-quinone oxidoreductase subunit NuoF produces the protein MPRLVSHPDEVKIISRRFGMGATDIDRFIELGGYESVKKALAQGPEWIINEMKASGLRGRGGAGFPTGLKWSFVPKQSAKPKYVLVNGDESEPGTCKDHLIFLHDPHAIIEGTIIAGLAIGAKTGFIYLRGEYRYLIQIVEKAVADAYARGFLGTNIFGSETEFQVIVQSGAGAYEVGEESALMESLEGKRGVPRIKPPFPAVVGLYGGPTVINNAETIAAVPHILAMGGAAYAAVGSERNGGTRLFGISGHVERPGIYELPMGYNLKKMIYEVAGGIRGGRKLKAVVPGGSSTPVLLPEEIENLGMDFDQVGKAGSMLGSGGVVVIDDQTCIVEFALRTISFYAHESCGWCIPCREGTDWLKKSLTRFHAGFGTIQDIDNIQYLAENMMGRTFCPLGDAAAMPTIGFVKKFRKEFEDHINGKSCPYAKHVEVALV, from the coding sequence ATGCCTAGGCTTGTCTCGCATCCCGACGAAGTCAAAATCATCTCCCGCCGTTTTGGCATGGGAGCAACAGACATCGACCGCTTTATCGAACTCGGTGGCTACGAGTCTGTGAAGAAAGCTCTCGCGCAAGGCCCCGAATGGATCATCAACGAGATGAAGGCCTCCGGCCTGCGTGGTCGCGGCGGAGCAGGCTTCCCCACCGGTCTCAAGTGGTCTTTCGTGCCCAAGCAGTCTGCCAAGCCCAAGTATGTTCTCGTCAACGGAGATGAGTCCGAACCTGGCACCTGCAAAGATCACCTCATCTTCCTGCACGATCCGCACGCTATTATCGAAGGCACCATCATCGCTGGCCTCGCCATCGGCGCCAAGACCGGCTTTATCTACCTGCGCGGCGAGTATCGCTATCTCATCCAGATCGTCGAAAAAGCTGTGGCCGATGCATATGCCAGAGGCTTCCTCGGCACCAATATTTTTGGCAGCGAAACCGAATTTCAGGTCATCGTTCAGAGCGGCGCCGGAGCCTATGAAGTAGGCGAAGAGTCTGCCCTCATGGAGTCGCTCGAAGGCAAGCGCGGCGTGCCACGCATCAAGCCGCCATTCCCCGCCGTCGTCGGCCTCTACGGTGGCCCCACGGTCATCAATAACGCAGAGACCATCGCCGCAGTTCCACACATTCTTGCGATGGGCGGCGCAGCTTATGCAGCCGTAGGCTCAGAGCGTAACGGCGGAACGCGCCTCTTCGGAATCAGCGGTCACGTCGAACGCCCCGGCATCTATGAGTTGCCCATGGGCTACAACCTCAAGAAAATGATCTATGAAGTAGCCGGTGGCATTCGCGGTGGCCGCAAGCTCAAGGCTGTAGTTCCAGGCGGCTCCTCGACTCCAGTTCTCCTGCCGGAAGAAATCGAAAACCTCGGCATGGACTTCGACCAGGTAGGCAAAGCCGGCTCCATGCTGGGTTCGGGCGGCGTAGTTGTTATCGATGATCAGACCTGCATCGTCGAGTTTGCCCTGCGCACTATCAGCTTTTACGCTCACGAAAGCTGCGGCTGGTGTATTCCCTGCCGCGAAGGAACGGACTGGCTCAAGAAGTCGCTCACTCGCTTCCACGCTGGTTTCGGCACCATTCAGGACATCGACAACATTCAGTACCTAGCCGAAAACATGATGGGGCGCACCTTCTGCCCGCTCGGCGACGCAGCAGCCATGCCCACCATCGGCTTCGTTAAAAAATTCCGCAAGGAATTCGAAGATCACATCAACGGCAAATCGTGCCCATACGCCAAACACGTAGAAGTAGCGCTGGTTTAA